From a region of the Mercurialis annua linkage group LG1-X, ddMerAnnu1.2, whole genome shotgun sequence genome:
- the LOC126657923 gene encoding uncharacterized protein LOC126657923 — protein sequence MKVIFWNCQGLGTTLTRKQVEPVGTAGGFLLFWHDRIQLHIQYYSSFMVVCTVTDSTTIKFDVLFCHLHSSPRILGSQLETLLTIKRLLMPSFVIMGDFNAILHPSEKEGGVPYLSRSFTLFSQFVSQMTLHDLGYMGFPFTWSNKRAFPLLIRERLDRVLVTSTWTANYNTASVHHLPLIGSDHALILLNTTSTSNPTHTHFYFDKRWGSVDEIFNKLKGVRRSLKSWKLGSTTNSHKRIIYLRRELELAQQQTASNTQWPYIKSLESELVKAQIQEEAYWEPELVKLITAYFEELYQTSFPSNIDQVLHSFPAKVTPNMNSVLTATVDAIEIQKAVFSIHPYKSPGSDGFTAFFYQQYWDIVGPSVILAVQDFFQSGCMLRGFNHTSITLIPKIPIPLHVSDLRPISLCSIFYKIISKVLTNRLQQFLPILLPHSQNSFIKGRSIADNILVVHELFHYMQHQTAMRNPFMALKLDISKAYDRLE from the exons ATGAAAGTGATATTTTGGAATTGTCAGGGTCTTGGGACAACATTAACACGAAAACA AGTAGAACCTGTGGGTACTGCAGGAGGATTTTTGTTATTTTGGCATGACCGTATACAACTACATATTCAGTACTACTCCTCCTTTATGGTTGTTTGTACAGTAACTGATTCTACTACTATCAAGTTTGATGTACTTTTTTGCCACTTGCATAGTTCCCCTAGGATTTTAGGCTCCCAACTTGAAACTTTGTTAACTATTAAAAGGCTGTTAATGCCTTCTTTTGTCATCATGGGGGATTTTAATGCAATTCTCCATCCTTCTGAAAAGGAGGGTGGAGTTCCTTACTTGTCTCGAtcttttactttattttctcAGTTTGTTTCGCAAATGACATTACATGATCTGGGATATATGGGGTTTCCTTTCACATGGAGTAATAAACGTGCCTTTCCACTCTTAATTCGAGAAAGATTGGATAGAGTTCTAGTTACTTCAACATGGACTGCTAATTACAATACGGCTTCTGTTCATCATTTACCATTAATTGGTTCAGACCATGCTCTCATTCTACTTAATACCACATCTACTTCAAATCCTACACATACTCACTTTTATTTTGACAAGCGATGGGGATCAGTGGATGAG ATTTTCAATAAACTAAAAGGTGTTCGACGAAGTTTAAAATCATGGAAATTGGGTTCTACTACAAATTCCCATAAACGTATCATTTATCTCCGTCGAGAATTAGAACTAGCTCAGCAACAAACCGCATCGAATACTCAATGGCCTTACATTAAGAGCTTAGAATCTGAATTAGTTAAGGCACAGATTCAAGAAGAAGCTTATTGG GAACCGGAATTGGTCAAGCTTATTACTGCTTATTTTGAGGAATTATATCAGACTTCCTTCCCTTCCAATATTGATCAGGTTCTTCATTCTTTTCCAGCTAAGGTTACTCCTAATATGAATAGTGTTTTAACTGCTACAGTTGATGCAATTGAAATACAAAAAGCAGTTTTTTCAATACATCCTTATAAATCTCCTGGTTCAGACGGCTTCACTGCATTTTTTTACCAACAATACTGGGATATAGTAGGTCCATCAGTCATTCTAGCAGTTCAGGATTTTTTTCAATCGGGATGTATGCTAAGGGGTTTTAACCATACTTCTATTACTCTCATACCTAAAATACCAATACCCCTTCATGTTTCCGATCTACGACCTATTAGTCTGTGCtcgattttttataaaataatatctaaAGTTCTCACTAATAGATTACAGCAATTTCTGCCTATTTTACTTCCACACTCGCAGAATTCTTTCATAAAAGGACGGTCAATAGCTGATAATATACTGGTGGTACACGAATTATTTCATTATATGCAGCATCAAACAGCGATGAGAAATCCTTTTATGGCACTTAAATTGGACATTAGTAAGGCATACGACAGATTAGAATGA
- the LOC126665730 gene encoding probable proteasome inhibitor: MTKEKSVIAVIRAARPTFKNNADKVVFAAHASFLSDGYVLTATGPPAFSDSAFYSSSTEEVGFENWNDSENEYAFVYVNPEKNGKKVLVKYLVINDKLFVDALADGVPEPVHLEIMIGEFVDENGGTNISDQYKNLGKLVKSIDKEVLSKLDGSSSKKSTSSSSRSKLETSDASRGGINESGVRPQPVGPQIHPSGTVIPPINTDRGSDLFPGPGAGMYPTREGFGGGSMLLGPNDPRWLMPGHPNRPDIYPGFPGGQPGVPPGARFDPYGPPGVPGFEPNRFARNPRRSGGTHPDLEHFGGGSDFI; the protein is encoded by the exons ATGACGAAAGAAAAATCAGTAATTGCTGTAATTAGAGCCGCAAGGCCAACTTTCAAAAACAACGCCGATAAAGTAGTCTTCGCCGCTCACGCCTCCTTCCTCTCCGACGGTTACGTCCTCACCGCCACCGGTCCTCCCGCTTTCTCCGACTCCGCTTTTTACTCTTCCTCCACCG AAGAGGTAGGGTTTGAAAACTGGAACGATTCAGAAAACGAGTACGCGTTTGTCTATGTAAACCCTGAGAAAAACGGGAAAAAAGTGCTGGTCAAGTATTTGGTTATTAATGATAAATTGTTTGTTGATGCTTTGGCTGATGGTGTCCCGGAGCCTGTTCATCTCGAAATCAT GATTGGTGAGTTTGTTGATGAGAATGGAGGTACAAATATTTCTgatcaatataaaaatttggGGAAGCTTGTTAAGAGTATAGACAAGGAAGTTTTGTCTAAATTGGATGGTTCTTCTTCAAAGAAATCAACTTCGTCGAGCAGTCGATCAAA ATTAGAAACGAGTGATGCATCAAGGGGTGGTATAAATGAGTCTGGTGTTCGGCCTCAACCAGTAGGCCCTCAAATTCATCCTTCAGG AACTGTAATCCCTCCTATCAATACAGATAGAGGTAGTGATCTTTTTCCTGGTCCTGGTGCTGGGATGTATCCAACTAG GGAGGGCTTTGGCGGTGGTAGCATGCTTTTAG GGCCTAATGATCCTCGCTGGTTGATGCCTGGACATCCAAACCGCCCTGATATATATCCAGGCTTTCCTGGTGGGCAACC GGGTGTTCCTCCAGGTGCTCGTTTTGATCCATATGGCCCCCCTGGGGTTCCTGGCTTTGAGCCCAACCGATTTGCAAG AAACCCTAGGCGCAGTGGGGGAACTCATCCGGACCTTGAGCATTTTGGCGGTGGTTCCGATTTCATTTAG
- the LOC126657795 gene encoding uncharacterized protein LOC126657795, translated as MLACQLWRLLKNRDSLCFKVLLAKYFPSGSFFDASIGTNPSYIWRSLFATHDLMRRGVRKVIGPDEAAPKGLINTIVNQLLEPNLREWDLGLLNDMFSRQKVERILKVPLFHYREEDYWTWSPEKRGNHSVKTGYRLLHGEIVESVEHVLYHCHVARNCWRRLGVQVPDDDSEDIKIWLYQTLNSINNNEKNDVAMVCWKLWLHHNDVVWNDKWSSLELIVNSAASDLAAWQFAQKKNGQQLSSSLGNDDGLTVWRAPSRGWLKANVSASVFLDESGIGVSCVIRDDDGRLLQARTAAFQGSSSA; from the exons ATGCTTGCCTGCCAATTGTGGAGATTATTAAAGAATCGAGATTCGCTTTGTTTTAAAGTGCTATTGGCGAAGTACTTTCCATCCGGAAGTTTCTTTGATGCTTCTATCGGTACCAACCCGAGTTACATATGGAGGAGTTTGTTTGCAACTCATGATTTGATGAGAAGGGGAGTGAGGAAGGTGATCGGTCCTG ATGAAGCGGCTCCGAAGGGTTTAATTAACACAATTGTTAATCAGTTACTTGAACCAAACTTAAGAGAGTGGGACTTAGGGCTTCTTAATGACATGTTCTCCAGGCAAAAGGTTGAGAGGATTTTGAAAGTCCCGTTGTTCCACTATAGAGAAGAGGATTACTGGACCTGGTCGCCTGAGAAAAGAGGGAATCATTCAGTTAAGACTGGGTATCGTCTTTTGCATGGGGAAATTGTAG AATCAGTTGAGCATGTTCTTTATCACTGTCATGTTGCTAGAAACTGTTGGCGGAGATTGGGAGTTCAGGTGCCTGATGATGACAGTGAGGACATAAAGATCTGGTTGTATCAAACTCttaattccataaataataatGAGAAGAACGATGTGGCGATGGTCTGTTGGAAACTTTGGTTGCACCATAATGATGTCGTCTGGAACGACAAGTGGAGTTCTCTGGAGCTAATCGTTAATTCAGCAGCCAGTGATTTAGCTGCATGGCAGTTTGCTCAAAAAAAGAATGGTCAGCAGTTGTCCTCCAGTTTGGGAAACGATGATGGTTTGACTGTGTGGAGAGCTCCTTCTAGAGGGTGGCTGAAAGCCAATGTTAGCGCTTCCGTTTTTTTAGACGAGAGCGGTATAGGCGTTTCCTGCGTAATCAGAGACGATGATGGTCGACTGCTCCAAGCAAGGACTGCTGCGTTTCAGGGTTCTTCTTCTGCTTGA